The proteins below are encoded in one region of Pygocentrus nattereri isolate fPygNat1 chromosome 13, fPygNat1.pri, whole genome shotgun sequence:
- the LOC108411451 gene encoding elongin-B, with amino-acid sequence MDVFLMIRRHKTTIFTDAKESTTVYELKRIVEGILKRPPEDQRLYKDEQLLEDSKTLGDSGFTNQTARPQAPATVGLAFRISDDAFEPLQVEPFSNPPELPDVMKPQDSGSTANEQSVQ; translated from the exons ATG GACGTGTTTTTAATGATAAGGCGTCACAAGACGACAATCTTCACCGACGCCAAAGAGTCCACTACCGTTTATGAGTTAAAGCGCATCGTCGAGGGGATCCTGAAGAGGCCGCCTGAAGACCAGAGGCTTTACAAG GATGAGCAGCTGCTAGAAGACAGTAAAACACTGGGAGACTCCGGTTTCACCAACCAAACAGCCAGACCACAGGCTCCAGCTACAGTAGGATTAGCCTTCCGCATCAGCG atgatgcgTTTGAGCCCCTGCAGGTGGAGCCATTCTCCAACCCTCCAGAGCTTCCTGACGTCATGAAGCCTCAGGACTCTGGCAGCACGGCCAACGAGCAGTCGGTGCAGTAA